Proteins from a genomic interval of Streptococcus sp. D7B5:
- a CDS encoding FctA domain-containing protein — translation MALLLVVSVFLPALRLNGVVSAAEKTESEYTLTTEPTINTNRLVDHAKYGEGKFYLKTTYAFPDNVTLNNGDFMVYHVPNEFKIEVDSSTDLKAPNGETIAKLTTEKATNTAKITVTNEEYFKKFNENKQIVASFTVVWADHVEKNKEYEINIPGAGVYHLTRIVPDVDPTGFTKWGVQDSDDPNYVNWRIRVNRYAKSYTGVNIQDTIPDGQVLASEITGYYFPDWENGYGRTKLDSAHVQVTDKNHFSITPNGDGTLDHKGLFILYRTRLTKPVDQVTKRVLNNVSVTTNEEAQPIDFEGFAPITTTDGIGGGAKSDEVALEVTKKLEGKALEKDAFSFQLLDDKGNLLQTVKNDENGKVKFEAIKYKEAGTFKYTIKEVNDNKPGYTYDANVLKATVTVEDVLGEKLASVKFEDSKKEFTNTYAAKEAKLQLEAKKVLNGKAIEAGQFEFELKENGAVLHTVSNDANGKIQFPELKFTQEETRTFTIAEKAGDVAGVEYDPNAYEVKVVVKDNGQGQLVATPDTKNITFTNVYKAKPAKPIIITATKVLNGKELEADKYEFELKKDEEVVATAKNAADGTVTFKEIEFATAGDYTYTITEKAGSEKGVTYDTAKHEVKVKVTDNGQGQLVAAVTGNNPTFTNTYKAATTSATITATKVLNGKALEAGKYEFELKEGDKVIGTATNAADGTVTFEDIKYAAAGNHTYTITEKAGSEAGVTYDTAKHEVKVAVTDNGAGQLVATVTDNNPTFTNTYKAAKTTATITAKKVLDGKALEADKYEFELKEGDEVIGTAKNAADGTVTFKDIEYKEAGDHTYTITEKAGSEAGVTYDTATHEVTVNVTDNGQGQLVATATNNNPTFTNTYKAATTTATITATKVLNGKALEAGKYEFELKEGDKVVATAKNAADGTVTFEDIKYAAAGNHTYTISEKAGSEKGVTYDTAKHEVKVAVTDNGQGQLEAAVTGNNPTFTNTYKAASTTVNITAKKVLNGKTLEAGKYEFELKEGDKVIGTATNAVDGTVAFAGIEYKEAGEHTYTISEKAGNEAGVTYDKSTHNVTVKVVDNGAGKLVATVTDNNPTFTNTYVASSTQVIFSAKKVLKGDKKLVEGQFKFELKEGDKVVETATNAADGTVTFKAIKYNEAGKHTYTITEVDSKEENVTYDTAKHEVTVEVVDNGTGQLVTTVTGNNPTFTNTYTEPKKEEPKEGPKGEQPKGDLPNTGGADFTAFSTILGLVLAALAGLVYRAKKVD, via the coding sequence ATGGCCTTGCTACTGGTTGTGTCGGTCTTTTTGCCTGCACTAAGACTTAATGGAGTAGTTAGTGCTGCCGAAAAAACTGAATCAGAGTACACTTTGACTACAGAGCCGACGATTAATACGAACCGATTAGTCGATCATGCCAAATATGGAGAAGGTAAGTTCTATCTTAAAACAACTTACGCATTCCCAGACAATGTAACTCTGAATAACGGTGATTTCATGGTTTATCACGTTCCAAATGAGTTCAAAATCGAAGTAGATTCTAGTACAGATTTGAAAGCTCCGAACGGTGAAACGATTGCAAAACTGACAACAGAGAAGGCAACGAATACTGCTAAGATTACAGTAACAAACGAAGAGTACTTTAAGAAGTTTAATGAGAACAAACAAATTGTTGCATCATTTACTGTAGTATGGGCAGACCATGTTGAAAAGAATAAGGAATATGAAATCAACATTCCTGGTGCAGGAGTTTACCATTTGACTCGTATCGTTCCAGACGTTGACCCAACTGGATTTACTAAATGGGGAGTTCAAGACTCAGACGATCCTAACTATGTAAACTGGCGTATCCGTGTTAACCGCTATGCAAAATCTTACACTGGTGTAAATATCCAAGATACTATTCCTGATGGACAAGTTCTTGCAAGTGAAATCACTGGTTACTACTTCCCAGACTGGGAAAATGGTTACGGAAGAACAAAATTGGATAGTGCTCATGTCCAAGTAACAGATAAGAACCATTTCTCAATTACACCTAATGGTGATGGAACTCTTGATCATAAAGGTTTGTTCATCCTATACCGTACTCGTTTGACTAAACCAGTTGACCAAGTTACTAAACGTGTACTAAATAACGTGTCGGTAACTACAAACGAGGAAGCTCAACCAATTGATTTTGAAGGTTTTGCACCAATTACCACAACAGACGGTATTGGTGGAGGTGCCAAATCGGATGAGGTTGCTCTAGAAGTAACTAAGAAACTTGAAGGTAAAGCTCTTGAAAAAGATGCATTTAGTTTCCAACTTCTAGATGACAAAGGTAATCTTTTACAAACTGTCAAAAATGATGAGAATGGTAAAGTGAAGTTCGAGGCAATCAAATACAAAGAAGCAGGAACTTTTAAATATACCATTAAAGAAGTTAATGATAACAAACCTGGATACACTTATGATGCGAACGTCCTTAAAGCGACTGTAACAGTAGAAGATGTTTTGGGTGAAAAATTAGCGAGCGTCAAATTTGAAGATTCTAAGAAAGAATTTACAAACACATACGCTGCTAAAGAAGCAAAACTTCAACTTGAAGCTAAGAAAGTCTTGAACGGTAAAGCTATCGAGGCTGGCCAATTTGAATTTGAGTTGAAAGAAAACGGAGCAGTTCTCCACACTGTTTCAAACGATGCAAACGGTAAGATTCAATTCCCAGAACTTAAGTTCACACAAGAAGAAACCCGTACATTTACTATCGCTGAAAAAGCAGGTGATGTAGCCGGAGTTGAATACGATCCAAATGCTTATGAAGTAAAAGTAGTCGTTAAAGATAACGGTCAAGGTCAACTTGTTGCAACACCAGATACAAAGAACATTACTTTCACGAACGTTTATAAAGCTAAACCAGCAAAACCTATTATCATCACAGCTACTAAAGTCTTGAACGGTAAAGAGCTTGAAGCTGATAAATACGAATTCGAACTTAAAAAAGATGAAGAAGTCGTTGCGACAGCTAAAAACGCTGCAGACGGAACTGTTACTTTCAAAGAAATTGAGTTCGCAACAGCAGGTGACTACACTTACACTATCACTGAAAAAGCAGGTAGCGAAAAAGGTGTGACATACGATACTGCTAAACACGAAGTTAAGGTAAAAGTTACAGATAACGGCCAAGGTCAACTTGTTGCAGCTGTTACAGGTAACAACCCAACCTTCACCAACACTTATAAAGCAGCTACAACAAGTGCTACTATCACGGCTACTAAAGTCTTGAATGGTAAAGCTCTTGAAGCAGGTAAATATGAGTTTGAACTTAAAGAAGGTGACAAAGTAATCGGAACAGCGACAAACGCAGCAGACGGTACTGTTACTTTCGAAGATATCAAGTACGCAGCAGCAGGCAACCACACATACACTATCACTGAAAAAGCAGGTAGTGAAGCAGGTGTGACATATGACACTGCTAAACACGAAGTTAAGGTAGCAGTTACAGATAACGGTGCAGGCCAACTTGTTGCGACTGTAACTGATAACAACCCAACTTTCACCAACACTTATAAAGCAGCTAAAACAACAGCGACTATCACAGCTAAGAAAGTCTTGGATGGTAAAGCTCTAGAAGCTGACAAATATGAGTTTGAACTTAAAGAAGGTGACGAAGTAATCGGAACAGCTAAAAATGCTGCAGACGGTACGGTTACTTTCAAAGATATTGAGTACAAAGAAGCAGGCGACCACACATACACTATCACTGAAAAAGCAGGTAGCGAAGCAGGTGTGACATACGACACTGCTACACATGAAGTGACAGTAAACGTTACAGATAATGGTCAAGGCCAACTTGTTGCAACTGCAACTAACAACAACCCAACCTTCACCAACACATATAAAGCAGCTACAACAACAGCTACTATCACGGCTACTAAAGTCTTGAATGGTAAAGCTCTAGAAGCTGGTAAATATGAGTTTGAACTTAAAGAAGGTGACAAAGTCGTTGCGACAGCTAAGAATGCTGCAGACGGTACTGTTACTTTCGAAGATATCAAGTACGCAGCAGCAGGCAACCACACTTACACTATCTCTGAAAAAGCAGGTAGTGAAAAAGGTGTGACATACGACACTGCTAAACACGAAGTTAAGGTAGCAGTTACAGATAACGGTCAAGGACAACTTGAGGCAGCTGTTACAGGTAACAACCCAACCTTCACCAACACATATAAAGCAGCTTCAACAACTGTAAACATCACGGCTAAGAAAGTCTTGAATGGTAAAACTCTTGAAGCAGGTAAATATGAGTTTGAACTTAAAGAAGGTGACAAAGTAATCGGAACAGCGACAAACGCTGTAGACGGTACAGTTGCTTTCGCAGGTATCGAGTACAAAGAAGCTGGTGAGCACACTTACACTATCTCTGAAAAAGCAGGTAACGAAGCAGGTGTGACATACGATAAATCTACTCACAATGTAACAGTTAAAGTTGTTGATAACGGTGCAGGCAAACTTGTTGCGACTGTAACTGACAACAACCCAACCTTCACAAACACTTATGTTGCATCTTCAACACAAGTAATTTTCTCAGCTAAGAAAGTCTTGAAAGGTGATAAAAAGCTTGTAGAAGGTCAATTTAAGTTTGAACTTAAAGAAGGTGACAAAGTCGTTGAGACAGCTACAAACGCTGCAGACGGTACTGTTACTTTCAAAGCTATTAAGTACAACGAAGCAGGTAAGCACACTTACACTATTACTGAAGTAGATAGTAAGGAAGAAAATGTGACATACGATACTGCTAAACATGAAGTGACAGTTGAAGTGGTTGACAACGGTACAGGCCAACTTGTAACAACAGTTACAGGTAACAACCCAACCTTCACTAACACGTATACTGAACCGAAAAAAGAAGAACCTAAGGAAGGTCCTAAGGGTGAACAGCCTAAGGGAGATTTGCCAAACACTGGTGGAGCAGACTTTACAGCATTCTCTACTATTCTTGGTCTAGTTCTTGCAGCTTTGGCAGGACTTGTATACCGTGCTAAAAAAGTTGACTAA
- a CDS encoding ABC transporter ATP-binding protein, which translates to MTEIRLEHVSYAYGDEKILEDINLQVTSGEVVSILGPSGVGKTTLFNLIAGILEVQSGRIVLDGEENPKGRVSYMLQKDLLLEHKTVLGNIILPLLIQKVDKAEAIARADDILATFQLTAVRDKYPHELSGGMRQRVALLRTYLFGHKLFLLDEAFSALDEMTKMELHAWYLEIHKQLQLTTLIITHSIEEALNLSDRIYILKNRPGQIVSEIKLDWSQNEDKEVQKIAYKRQILAELGLNT; encoded by the coding sequence ATGACAGAAATTAGACTAGAACACGTCAGCTATGCCTATGGCGATGAAAAGATTTTAGAGGATATCAACCTACAGGTGACTTCAGGTGAAGTCGTTTCTATCCTAGGTCCAAGTGGTGTTGGAAAGACCACTCTCTTTAACCTAATCGCTGGGATTTTAGAAGTCCAGTCTGGGCGAATTGTCTTGGACGGTGAAGAAAATCCCAAGGGGCGCGTGAGTTATATGTTGCAAAAGGATTTGCTTTTGGAGCACAAGACGGTGCTTGGCAATATCATCCTGCCCCTCTTGATTCAAAAGGTGGATAAGGCAGAGGCTATTGCTCGAGCGGATGACATCCTTGCGACCTTCCAGTTGACAGCTGTACGGGACAAGTATCCTCACGAACTCAGTGGAGGGATGCGCCAGCGTGTAGCCTTGCTCCGGACCTACCTTTTCGGGCACAAACTCTTTCTTCTAGACGAGGCCTTTAGTGCCTTGGATGAGATGACCAAGATGGAACTCCACGCTTGGTATCTGGAGATTCACAAACAGCTACAGCTGACGACCTTGATCATCACGCATAGCATCGAAGAGGCCCTTAATCTTAGTGACCGCATCTACATCTTGAAAAATCGTCCTGGGCAAATTGTTTCAGAAATTAAACTAGATTGGTCCCAGAACGAAGACAAGGAAGTCCAAAAAATTGCCTACAAACGGCAAATATTAGCAGAATTGGGATTAAATACTTAG
- a CDS encoding ABC transporter substrate-binding protein, with protein MKKTWKVFLMIVTALVAVVLVACGQGTASKDNKEAEVKKIDFILDWTPNTNHTGLYVAKEKGYFKEAGVDVDLKLPPEESSSDLVINGKAPFAIYFQDYMAKKLEKGAGITAVAAIVEHNTSGIISRKSDNVSSPKDLVGKKYGTWNDPTELAMLKTLVESQGGDFEKVEKVPNNDSNSITPIANGVFDTAWIYYGWDGILAKSQGVDANFMYLKDYVKEFDYYSPVIIANNDYLKDNKEEARKVIQAIKKGYQYAMEHPEEAADILIKNAPELKEKRDFVIESQKYLSKEYASDKEKWGQFDADRWNAFYKWDKENGILKEDLTDKGFTNEFVK; from the coding sequence ATGAAGAAAACATGGAAAGTGTTTTTAATGATTGTAACAGCTCTTGTAGCTGTCGTGCTTGTGGCTTGTGGCCAAGGAACTGCTTCTAAGGACAACAAAGAAGCAGAAGTTAAGAAGATTGACTTCATCCTAGACTGGACGCCAAATACTAACCACACAGGGCTATACGTTGCCAAGGAAAAAGGTTATTTCAAAGAAGCTGGAGTGGATGTTGATTTGAAATTGCCACCAGAAGAAAGCTCGTCTGACTTGGTGATCAATGGCAAGGCGCCATTTGCTATCTATTTCCAGGACTACATGGCTAAGAAATTGGAAAAAGGTGCAGGCATTACTGCTGTTGCCGCTATCGTTGAGCACAATACATCAGGAATCATTTCTCGTAAATCTGACAATGTAAGCAGTCCCAAAGACTTGGTTGGCAAGAAATACGGAACCTGGAATGACCCAACGGAGCTTGCTATGTTGAAAACCTTGGTAGAATCACAAGGCGGAGACTTTGAGAAGGTCGAAAAAGTACCAAACAACGACTCAAACTCCATCACACCAATTGCCAATGGCGTTTTTGACACCGCTTGGATCTACTACGGTTGGGATGGTATCCTTGCCAAATCTCAAGGCGTAGATGCTAACTTCATGTACTTAAAAGACTATGTCAAGGAGTTTGACTACTACTCACCAGTTATCATCGCAAACAACGACTATCTAAAAGACAACAAGGAAGAAGCTCGTAAAGTCATCCAAGCCATCAAAAAAGGCTACCAATATGCTATGGAACACCCAGAAGAAGCTGCAGATATCCTCATCAAGAATGCACCTGAACTCAAGGAAAAACGTGACTTTGTCATCGAATCTCAAAAATACTTGTCAAAAGAATACGCAAGCGACAAGGAAAAATGGGGACAATTTGACGCTGACCGCTGGAATGCCTTCTACAAATGGGACAAAGAAAATGGTATCCTTAAAGAAGACTTGACTGACAAGGGCTTCACTAACGAATTTGTAAAATAA
- a CDS encoding AAA family ATPase codes for MKKKTAVVFGTFAPLHQGHIDLIQRAKRQCDQVWVVVSGYEGDRGEQVGLSLQKRFRYIREAFRDDELTSVCKLDETKLPRYPMGWQEWLDQMLAEISYDENQQELTFFVGEEDYQQELSKRGFGTVLQERKFGISATMIRENPSKYWKYIAQPFRRQFTKKVLIMGSASNGKTTLAKDLARYYDAPVSLEYAREYQIKNNVRDDELTPKDYYYLLLGQYDQTSKLIDSNANRGLVIADTNSLVTKGYYDYYMETEDQGDLSGETFDNLFVSILAKEKWDLILFVQPVGSYVNDGFRDMTMAEDHIRYSFSQHLDQMRERYLTTIPLVYLAEDYLGNYEAAKVAIDAIYQAD; via the coding sequence ATGAAAAAGAAAACAGCAGTGGTATTTGGGACCTTTGCCCCTCTCCATCAAGGGCATATCGATCTGATCCAGCGAGCGAAGCGTCAGTGTGACCAGGTCTGGGTAGTCGTGTCAGGCTATGAGGGAGACCGAGGTGAGCAGGTAGGTTTAAGTCTTCAAAAACGATTTCGCTATATCCGAGAGGCTTTTCGGGATGACGAGTTGACCTCTGTCTGCAAGCTGGATGAGACCAAGCTTCCTCGTTACCCTATGGGTTGGCAGGAGTGGTTGGACCAGATGTTAGCGGAGATTTCCTATGATGAAAACCAGCAAGAACTGACTTTCTTTGTGGGAGAAGAAGACTACCAGCAAGAGTTATCTAAGCGTGGATTTGGCACCGTCTTGCAAGAAAGAAAGTTTGGTATCTCAGCGACTATGATTCGAGAAAATCCAAGCAAATATTGGAAATACATCGCTCAGCCCTTCCGTCGTCAGTTTACCAAGAAAGTCTTGATTATGGGAAGTGCTAGCAATGGGAAGACCACTCTGGCCAAGGATTTGGCAAGGTATTACGATGCGCCGGTCAGCCTGGAATACGCGCGGGAGTACCAGATCAAAAACAATGTCCGCGACGATGAATTGACTCCAAAGGATTACTATTATCTCCTTTTAGGGCAGTATGACCAGACCTCAAAGCTAATCGATAGCAATGCCAATCGAGGCTTAGTGATAGCCGACACCAACTCCTTGGTAACCAAGGGCTATTATGACTATTACATGGAGACTGAGGATCAAGGGGACTTATCAGGAGAAACCTTTGACAATCTCTTTGTTTCAATCTTGGCTAAGGAAAAATGGGACTTGATTCTCTTTGTGCAGCCTGTTGGCTCCTATGTCAATGACGGATTTAGAGATATGACCATGGCGGAAGACCATATTCGCTACAGTTTTTCCCAGCATTTGGATCAGATGAGGGAGAGATACTTAACGACTATTCCTTTAGTTTATCTAGCAGAGGATTATCTAGGCAATTATGAAGCAGCAAAAGTGGCTATTGATGCCATTTACCAAGCAGATTAG
- a CDS encoding ABC transporter permease yields MRNLKSILRRHISLLGFLGVLSIWQLAGIFKLLPKFILPTPFEILQAFVRDREFLWHHSWATLRVALLGLVLGVLIACLMAVLMDSLTWLNDLIYPMMVVVQTIPTIAIAPILVLWLGYGILPKIVLIILTTTFPIIVSILDGFRHCDKDMLTLFSLMRANPWQILWHFKIPVSLPYFYAGLRVSVSYAFITTVVSEWLGGFEGLGVYMIQSKKLFQYDTMFAIIILVSIISLLGMKLVDISEKYVIKWKHP; encoded by the coding sequence ATGAGAAACTTGAAAAGTATACTGAGACGACACATTAGTCTATTGGGTTTTCTAGGAGTCTTGTCAATCTGGCAGTTAGCGGGAATATTCAAACTTTTACCCAAGTTTATCCTGCCAACCCCTTTTGAAATTCTCCAGGCCTTTGTTCGTGACAGAGAATTTCTCTGGCACCATAGCTGGGCGACCTTGAGAGTGGCTTTGCTAGGTCTAGTCTTGGGAGTCTTGATTGCCTGTCTCATGGCTGTACTTATGGATAGTTTGACTTGGCTCAATGACCTGATTTACCCTATGATGGTGGTTGTACAGACCATTCCGACCATTGCCATAGCTCCTATCCTGGTCTTGTGGCTAGGTTATGGGATTTTGCCCAAGATTGTCTTGATTATCTTGACGACAACCTTCCCTATCATCGTCAGTATTTTAGATGGATTTAGGCACTGTGACAAGGATATGCTGACCTTGTTTAGTCTGATGCGGGCAAACCCTTGGCAAATCCTGTGGCATTTTAAAATCCCGGTCAGTCTGCCTTACTTTTATGCAGGTCTGAGGGTCAGTGTCTCCTACGCCTTTATCACAACAGTGGTATCTGAGTGGTTGGGAGGTTTTGAAGGTCTTGGTGTTTATATGATTCAGTCTAAAAAACTGTTTCAGTATGATACCATGTTTGCCATTATTATTCTGGTGTCGATTATCAGTCTTTTGGGTATGAAGCTGGTCGATATCAGTGAAAAATATGTGATTAAATGGAAACATCCCTAA
- a CDS encoding ATP-dependent Clp protease ATP-binding subunit — protein MNYSKALNECIESAYMVASHFGAHYLESWHLLIAMSNHSYSVAGATLNDYPYEMDRLEEVALELTETDYSQDETFTELPFSHRLEVLFAEAEYVASVVHAKVLGTEHVLYAILHDGNALATRILERAGFSYEDQKDQVRIAALRRNLEERAGWTREDLKALRQRHRTVTDKQNSMANMMGMPQAQSGGLEDYTHDLTEQARSGKLEPVIGRDKEISRMIQILSRKTKNNPVLVGDAGVGKTALALGLAQRIASGDVPAEMAKMRVLELDLMNVVAGTRFRGDFEERMNNIIKDIEEDGKVILFIDELHTIMGSGSGIDSTLDAANILKPALARGTLRTVGATTQEEYQKHIEKDAALSRRFAKVTIEEPSLADSMIILQGLKATYEKHHRVQITDEAVETAVRMAHRYLTSRHLPDSAIDLLDEAAATVQNKSKHVKADESDLTPADKALMDGKWKQAAQLIAKEQEVPVYKDLVTESAILTTLSRLSGIPVQKLTQTDAKKYLNLEAELHKRVIGQDQAVSSISRAIRRNQSGIRSHKRPIGSFMFLGPTGVGKTELAKALAEVLFDDESALIRFDMSEYMEKFAASRLNGAPPGYVGYEEGGELTEKVRNKPYSVLLFDEVEKAHPDIFNVLLQVLDDGVLTDSKGRKVDFSNTIIIMTSNLGATALRDDKTVGFGAKDIRFDQENMEKRIFEELKKAYRPEFINRIDEKVVFHSLDSKHMQEIVKIMVKPLIASLAEKGIDLKLQASALKLLASHGYNPEMGARPLRRTLQTEVEDKLAELLLKGELVAGKTLKIGVKAGQLKFDIA, from the coding sequence ATGAACTATTCAAAAGCATTGAATGAATGTATCGAAAGTGCCTACATGGTTGCGAGCCATTTTGGAGCCCATTATCTAGAGTCTTGGCATTTATTGATTGCCATGTCCAATCACAGTTACAGTGTGGCAGGTGCGACTCTAAATGATTATCCATACGAGATGGACCGTTTAGAAGAGGTTGCGTTGGAACTGACTGAAACGGATTATAGCCAAGACGAAACCTTTACAGAATTACCCTTTTCCCATCGTTTGGAGGTTCTCTTTGCAGAAGCAGAGTATGTGGCCTCAGTGGTCCATGCAAAGGTACTAGGGACAGAGCATGTCCTCTATGCGATTTTGCATGATGGCAATGCCTTGGCAACTCGCATCTTGGAGAGAGCGGGCTTTTCTTATGAAGACCAAAAAGATCAGGTCAGAATTGCCGCTCTTCGTCGCAATCTAGAAGAGCGTGCAGGATGGACAAGAGAAGATCTCAAGGCTTTGCGTCAACGCCATCGCACAGTAACTGACAAGCAAAATTCCATGGCTAATATGATGGGCATGCCTCAAGCTCAAAGTGGTGGTCTAGAGGATTACACGCATGACCTGACGGAGCAAGCGCGCTCTGGCAAGTTAGAACCAGTTATCGGTCGTGACAAGGAAATCTCGCGTATGATTCAGATTTTGAGTCGGAAGACCAAGAACAATCCTGTCTTGGTTGGAGATGCGGGTGTCGGGAAAACAGCTTTAGCACTTGGGCTTGCCCAGCGTATTGCTAGTGGGGACGTACCAGCTGAAATGGCAAAGATGCGTGTTCTAGAGCTTGATTTGATGAATGTCGTTGCGGGAACACGTTTCCGTGGGGATTTTGAAGAGCGCATGAACAATATCATCAAGGACATCGAGGAAGATGGCAAAGTAATCCTCTTTATCGATGAACTTCACACCATCATGGGTTCTGGTAGCGGTATTGATTCGACTCTGGATGCGGCCAATATCTTGAAGCCAGCCTTGGCTCGTGGAACTTTGAGAACGGTTGGTGCCACCACTCAGGAAGAATACCAGAAACACATCGAAAAAGATGCTGCCCTTTCTCGTCGGTTTGCCAAAGTGACGATTGAAGAGCCAAGCTTAGCTGACAGCATGATCATTTTGCAAGGTTTGAAAGCGACCTATGAGAAACACCATCGTGTGCAAATCACAGATGAAGCTGTCGAAACGGCTGTTAGGATGGCACATCGTTACTTGACCAGTCGTCACTTGCCAGACTCTGCTATCGACCTCTTGGATGAGGCGGCAGCAACAGTGCAAAACAAATCCAAGCATGTGAAAGCAGACGAATCCGACTTGACTCCAGCTGACAAGGCCTTGATGGATGGCAAGTGGAAACAAGCTGCCCAGTTAATCGCAAAAGAGCAGGAAGTCCCTGTCTATAAAGACTTGGTTACAGAATCCGCTATTTTGACCACCTTGAGTCGCTTGTCAGGGATTCCAGTCCAAAAACTGACTCAGACTGATGCGAAGAAATACCTGAATCTGGAAGCGGAACTGCACAAACGTGTCATCGGCCAAGATCAAGCTGTTTCAAGCATTAGTCGTGCCATTCGTCGCAATCAGTCAGGTATTCGTAGTCACAAGCGTCCGATTGGTTCCTTTATGTTCCTAGGGCCGACAGGAGTCGGTAAGACCGAATTGGCAAAGGCTCTGGCAGAAGTCCTCTTTGATGACGAATCAGCCCTTATCCGCTTTGATATGAGTGAGTATATGGAGAAATTTGCGGCTAGCCGTCTCAATGGAGCACCTCCTGGCTATGTGGGCTACGAGGAAGGTGGGGAGTTGACCGAGAAGGTTCGCAACAAACCTTACTCAGTGCTTCTCTTTGACGAGGTAGAAAAGGCCCATCCAGACATCTTTAATGTCCTCTTGCAGGTTTTGGACGACGGCGTCTTGACAGATAGCAAGGGGCGCAAGGTTGATTTTTCAAATACCATTATCATCATGACGTCAAACCTTGGTGCGACGGCTCTTCGTGATGACAAGACGGTCGGCTTTGGGGCCAAGGATATTCGTTTTGACCAGGAAAATATGGAAAAACGAATCTTTGAAGAGTTGAAAAAAGCTTATCGACCAGAGTTTATCAACCGTATTGATGAAAAGGTGGTCTTCCATAGCTTAGATAGCAAGCACATGCAAGAAATTGTCAAGATTATGGTCAAACCATTGATTGCTAGCCTGGCAGAGAAAGGTATCGACTTGAAACTGCAAGCTTCGGCACTGAAGTTGCTAGCTAGTCACGGTTACAATCCAGAAATGGGAGCTCGCCCACTTCGCAGAACCCTGCAAACAGAAGTGGAAGACAAGTTGGCAGAACTTCTTCTCAAGGGAGAATTGGTGGCAGGTAAGACACTTAAGATTGGTGTCAAAGCAGGCCAGTTAAAATTTGATATTGCTTAA
- a CDS encoding CtsR family transcriptional regulator: MRFKNTSDHIEAYIKAILDQSGIVELQRSQLADTFQVVPSQINYVIKTRFTESRGYLVESKRGGGGYIRIGRIEFSNHHEMLRDLLYSIGERVSQEIYEDILQLLVEQDLMTKQEMTLLTSVATDRVLGEESSVVRANMLRQLLQEVDRKEK, from the coding sequence ATGAGATTTAAAAATACATCAGATCATATCGAAGCCTATATCAAGGCGATTTTAGACCAGTCTGGTATCGTGGAATTGCAGCGGAGCCAGTTGGCAGATACCTTCCAGGTTGTACCGAGTCAGATCAACTATGTCATCAAGACACGCTTTACGGAAAGTAGAGGTTACTTAGTTGAGAGCAAGCGTGGTGGCGGAGGCTACATTCGAATAGGCCGGATTGAGTTTTCCAATCATCATGAGATGCTCCGCGATTTGCTTTACTCGATTGGTGAGCGAGTTAGTCAGGAGATCTATGAGGATATTCTCCAGCTTTTGGTGGAGCAGGACTTGATGACCAAACAGGAGATGACCTTGCTGACTTCAGTAGCAACAGATCGTGTCCTAGGGGAAGAATCCTCAGTTGTCCGTGCCAATATGCTCCGACAGCTATTACAAGAGGTAGATAGAAAAGAGAAGTAA
- a CDS encoding thiamine-binding protein, which produces MKASIALQVLPLSQGVDRIAIIDQVITYLQAQSVTMVVTPFETVLEGEFDELMRILKEALEVAGQEADNVFANVKINVGEILSIDEKLEKYTETTH; this is translated from the coding sequence TGCCCCTATCGCAGGGGGTTGACCGAATTGCTATTATCGATCAGGTTATTACCTATCTGCAAGCTCAGTCCGTGACCATGGTAGTGACACCATTTGAAACGGTCTTGGAAGGGGAGTTTGATGAGCTCATGCGTATTCTCAAAGAAGCGCTTGAAGTGGCAGGGCAGGAAGCAGATAATGTCTTTGCCAATGTCAAAATAAATGTAGGAGAGATTTTAAGTATTGATGAGAAACTTGAAAAGTATACTGAGACGACACATTAG